GTGGTAGTATTAAATTGAAGGGTAATGAAATATCAAAAATGACCATTCGTAAACGTTACGAGCAGGGGTTAGCCCATATTCCCGAAGATCGCCATAAACATGGCTTAGTGTTAGACTTTAATTTAGCTGAGAATATGGTTTTACAAAACTTTTATCAAAAACCTTTTTCGCGAGGTGAAATACTCAATTATAATGAAATCAATGAATACGCTGAACGATTAATTAAAGAGTACGATATAAGAACTCCAAGTATTAGTGTAGAAGCTAAAAAATTATCTGGAGGTAATCAGCAAAAGGTTATAATTGCTCGTGAAATTGAAAGAAATCCACATGTTATTATTGCTGCACAGCCTACCCGTGGCTTAGATGTTGGTGCAATAGAATTTGTTCATAGAAGATTAGTAGAACAAAGAGATGCTGGAGATGCAGTATTACTAATATCACTAGAATTAGATGAAGTATTATCACTAAGCGATAGAATTTTAGTAATGTATGAAGGTAATATTGTAGGTGAGTTAACTGCTGAAGAAGCTAACGAGCAAAAAGTTGGGGTTTTGATGGCAGGAGGAAAAGTTTCTAGTAAGGTGGTAGTATCAAATGAAGAAAACTAAAGTAAAGGAATTTTTGCAAGATTCTTGGCTAGCTCTTAGGCTACCAATAGCAGCAATAGTGCTTGGTTTACTAGTGGGTGCTGCAATAATGATATTTGTTGGTATTCAAGATGGTTTAAGTTTATCACAAGTACTACTACTACCTATAAGAGGTTATGGGGCTTTATTTAACAGTACATTTGGAAGCTTGTATGGCTTTGGTGAGGCCTTAGTTTATGTTGTACCGCTTATCTTAACAGGGTTATCAGTGGCTTTTGCTTTTAGATGTGGTTTGTTTAACATAGGAGCGGAAGGTCAAATGTTAGTTGGCTTATTTGCAGCTGCTTATGTTGGTTTTACATTTAATAATATCCCCGTTATTTTACAAATGTTTTTAGCAATTTTAGCAGGTGCAATAGCTGGAGGGCTATGGGGTGCTTTGGTAGGGTGGCTGAGAGCAAAACGTGGACTGCATGTAGTTATCACATCAATAATGTTTAACTATATTGCATTTCACCTATATAACTATTTTGTAGGAAGCACTAATTGGTTTAAGGATGAGTATGCTCAAGGATCAAGGGCCATTAATCCGGCAATTAAGCTACCTAAAATATCTCTATTTGCACCGTCTAGGGCTAACTGGGGTATTTTAATAGCTATCATAGCTGCTGTGGTTGTTTATATAATATTATGGAAAACAAAAACTGGTTTTGAGGTGCGAGCTGTAGGAAAATCTCAAGAGGCCGCCCGTTATGCTGGTATTAGTGTCTCAAAGAATTTTGTAATAGCCATGTTAATTAGTGGTGTTTTATCTGGTTTGGCGGGGGTAACTCATTTATTAGGCACACAAGCTCGTGCAACCTCACTTAGTATGAATATTGGTTTTGGTATAGATGGAATTGCTGTTGCCTTAATAGGGCAAAATCATCCTTTAGGTGTTGTATTGGCTGCTTTTTTAATGGCAATTTTAAAGCGAGGAGCACCACTTATGCAAACCTATGGCATTTCAAAAGAGGTAATAGCTATTGTTCAGGCTGCAATTATATTCTTTGTGGCAGCTGATAAAATGGTTAAATGGATTTATGAAAGACGAGATAAAAAAGTGAAGGGAGTTGCAAACAATGAATAAAGCTGCTTGGATTTCACTTTTTTACATCACCTTAAGAATGACAGCTCCTTTACTGTTAACAGCTTTAGGTGCTATATTCTCGGAGCGATCTGGAGTAATTAATATTGCTTTAGAAGGAATTATGACTATGGGTGCTTTTTTCGCACTAGTAGTAACCTATGCAACTCATAATCCATTATTAGGGGTTTTGGCTGCTATTTTATCTGGTGCAGTTATTGCGGCTTTACATGCCTTGGTTTCAATAAAATATAAAGCAAATCAGGCTGTAAGTGGTGTAGCCATTAACATATTAGCAGCTGGATTAACAGCTTTTTTATTGAATATATTTTATGGACATGGTGGACAATCTCCTTCAATTGATTTAGCATGGCAATTACCTAGGTGGTTTGTTGGCCTGCGCAAAATACCATTTATAGGGCCTATGATTGGAGGTCACTCTCCTATAACCTATATTGCTTTTATAATGGTACCTGTAACGTGGTTTATACTCTATAAAACTTCATTAGGTTTAAGGCTAAGAGCTGTAGGTGAACACCCACGTGCGGCAGATACTTTAGGTGTTAATGTATATAAAATGAGATATTTCGGTGTTATTATGAGTGGAGTATTAGGTGGTTTGGCTGGAGCGATATTTACAATTGGTGAAGGTACATCATTTTTAGAAGGTATGATAGCAGGTAGAGGCTTTATTGCTTTAGCCGCCATGATATTTGGTAATTGGATGCCTTTTAGAACTATGTTAGCATGTTTATTATTTGGCTTTACAACCTCATTACAGTTGGTTGCACAGGCCACCGGAATTACCTCAGTGTCACCTAAAATCTTAGCTTCATTGCCTTATTTTTTAACTATACTAGCTTTAGCAGGATTTGTTGGTAAAACAGTTGATCCAGCAGCAAGTGGTAAGCCATACGAAAAAGAAGGAAAATAGGCAATAAAAATATTCAATTGCTCAATAATAGATTATAAGGAGAACCTTGTGTTCTCCTATTATTTTTAGTAAAAAGTTTAAATTTAAACATGTTATAGTATGTGTTAACTTTAATTAAACAGTTATTAATCATTTATTTGCAACTGAAAATGATTTATAATGAATCATAGAATAAAAACATAAGTAATACGGAGGACTATTAATGAGCAAATTTGTACATTTACATCTTCATACAGAATATAGTTTGCTCGATGGAGCTTGTAGAATAAATGATTTAGTTAAAAAAGCTAAACAGCTTGGCATGCCAGCGATTGCAATTACTGACCATGGAAATATGCATGGTTATGTAGATTTTTATAAGGCATGTAAAGCAGCAGATATAAAACCCATAATAGGGTGTGAAGTATACGTAGCGCCAGGCTCTAGATTTATAAAAAAATCAAGAAAAAAAAATGACAATAGTGAAACCTATGGTGGACCTGCTCACTTAGTATTGTTAGCAGAAAACAATACAGGTTATAAAAATATTATGAAACTGTGTTCGCTTGGTTATACAGAAGGGTTTTATTATAAACCTAGAGTAGATCATGAAATTTTAGAAAAATACTCAGAAGGAATTATAGTGTTAAGTGCCTGTTTAGGGGGAGAAATACCAAGAGCCTTAATGAGCAAAAAATACGATGAAGCCAAAAAAGTAGCACTTTGGTATCAAAATGTATTTGGAAAAAACAATTATTTTTTAGAAATTCAGGATCATGGTATTGCTGCTCAAAAAGACGTGAATGAGGGTTTATATAAGCTAAGTGTAGAGACTGGAATTCCTTTAGTTGCTACTAATGATACCCATTATATAGAAAAAGAAGATTCCTTATTTCATGACTTACTTCTATGTATTCAAACTAAACGAAGTATATTTGAGCCTTCTAGAGATGAGAACCCTTCTGGTAGAATGAAGTTTCCTTCTGATGAATTTTGGTTTAAAGACTATGATGATATGGCAAAGCTCTTTCCAAATCATTTAGAGGCCCTTGATATTACTGAAAAAATTGCAGAACGTTGTAATGTTGAAATTGAGTTTGGAAATTATCATTTACCTAAGTTTCCTTGTCCAGAGGGTTATAATGAACAGACTTACTTAAGGCAGCTTGTAAATGAAGGATTAAAACAGCGATATCCAGAAATAACCCAAGAGGTTTTAGACCGAGTTGAGACTGAGTTTGCTGTTATTGAGAAAAAAGGATTTTCAGGATATTTTTTAATTGTATGGGATTTTATTAATTGGTCTAGAAATAATGGAATTAGAGTAGGCCCTGGTAGAGGTTCTGTAGCGGGCTCCATTATTGCCTTTGCTTTAGGAATAATGGAAATAGATCCCTTAAAATATAACACCCTATTTGAAAGATTTTTAGATTTTAATCGACCAGATCCACCTGATATTGATGTGGATTTTTTAGATAATCGTAGAGATGAAGTAATAGAATATGTAAAAGAAAAATACGGTGCTGATAGGGTTGCACAAATAGCTACCTTTGGTACTTTTGGGGCCAAAGGATCTGTTAAAGATGTGGCCAGATATTTGTTACCCAAAGAAGATAAAATGAACCTAGTAATGGGTGATAAAATAGCAGAACTAATACCTGAAAACCCTAAAATTACCTTACAAAAAGCCCTTGAAGAAAGTCCTGACTTAATGGCGTTGTATAAATCGGATCCACAGGTAAGAAAAATATATGATTTAGCAAGAAAAATTGAGGGTTTAGCAAGGCATTCGTCTGTACATGCCGCGGCAGTAGTAATTGCACCCGAAACAGTAACAAATTATGCTCCTGTGTTAGTTAAGAATGGTATTGTATCTACTCAATTATCTAAGAATCCAGTAGAATCTTTGGGTTTATTAAAAATGGACTTTTTAGGTCTAAGAACCTTAACAATAATTTCGGATACCTTAGAAAATATAAAAATGGATACAGGTGAAGATTTAGATATAGATGCTATACCTCTAGATGACCGTAAGTCATATGAAATGTTAGGTGAAGGAGATACCTCTAGATGACCGTAAGTCATAGTGAGGGAATGAGAAATATTCTTACTCAACTCAAACCCTCAAGGCTTGAAGATATCATAGCTATTAATGCCCTTTATAGACCTGGTCCGATTAAGTCTATTCCTGATTACATTAATAACTCAAATATAGATAAAATAAACTACCTATTTGACTCCTTAGAAAAACACTTAGGTGAAACATATGGTGTTATAGTATATCAAGAACAGGTCATGAAAATAGTACAAGACATTGCTGGATTTACACCAATGGAAGCAAACTATTTACGTAAAGCATTATCAAAGAAAAAAATGAAACAAGTTATGTCGTATAGAGAGCAGTTTATTGAGGGTGGAAAAAAGGTTTCGTATAGTGAAAAAAAATTAGCTATTTTATGGGATCAGATGGCTAGTTTTGGTGAGTATGGCTTTAATAAATCTCATAGTAGTGCTTATGGATATTTAGCATATCAAACAGCATATTTAAAAGCCAATTATCCACTTCACTTTATGGCAGCTGAAATTACCAACGTAATGAATGATACAGCTAAGGTAGCCTATTATTTACATGAAGCAGAGAGAATGAATATTGAAACTGTACCACCAGATATTAATTACTCAACTCATAACTTTACAGTAAGAGATAATAAAATAACTTTTGGTTTGTTGGCTATTAAAAATGTAGGGATAGGAGCAATTAACTCTATAGTTGAAGCTAGAAAAAAAGATGGCCCGTTTGTTTCACTTTATGACTTTTGCTTTAGAGTAGATTTAGGTAAAGTTAATAAACGGACTATAGAATCCTTAATACAGGCTGGGGCGATGAAGTCTTTAGGATTGCGCAGATCACAATTAATAGCTGTAGTTGAGGAGTGTTTAAGTAAGTCCTCAAAAGAAACAGAAAAAAAACAAAATGGACAGTTTTCATTGTTTGATTTTCATGAGGATGAAAACAGTGAGATTGTAATAAACATACCAGATATAGATGAGTTTCCTTCTCGAAGATTGTTAGAAATGGAAAAAGAGCTTACTGGGCTTTATTTATCTGGACATCCATTAGGCGAATATAAAAAGGCATTTAAGGATTCGGTGTCACATGATTGTATTGAGCTAACCAATGACCTAGATAAACAGAGCGTAAGGCTTGGTGGTATGATTAAATCATCACGAACAATTACTACCAAAAAAGGTGATTTAATGTGTTTTTTAGTATTAGAAGATCTTTCTGGAACTGTGGATGTAACTGTATTTCCCAAAACGTATGAACAGTATCGATCACAGTTATCTGAAGGTAAAATTTTATTAATAACTGGATCTGTAAATGTTCGTAACGATAAAGCAGGGGTAGTATTAGATAAATGTGCTTCAATTGCCTCAGATATTGAATCATTACACATAGTGTTAAATGAAGAGTTAAAGGATACAGATTTAAGAGAAATAACCTATATAGTTAAAGAATACTCAGGTTACATACCTTTGTATATACATGTTAATGAAAAAACTATTTTAGCTGGAAATCATTTGCATATAGAAATAAAAGATGAGCTAATAACAAGATTACAATCATTGCATGGTGTTAGTGAGGTGTATACTGGATATAAAAGTATAGGAGAGGGTATATAATGAAATATAGGAAATTAGGTAGTACTGGGCTAGAGGTTAGCGTTGTTGGATTTGGTGGAATACCAATTCAAAGGGTTAGTAAAGAAGAGGCAGTTAAACTTCTTCAGGTTGCAAAAGATAATGGTATAAACTTTATAGATACTGCTAGGGGTTACGCCAGTAGTGAAGCAAAAATTGGCTATGCCTTAGAGCAGGTAAAGGGGGACTTCATTATTGCCTCTAAGTCTATGGCAAGAGATGCAAAGGGGTATACTGAAGAGTTAAAACAGAGTTTAGAGAATTTAAGAGTCAATTGTATTGATTTATATCAATTTCATAATGTTAGCTCTGAGCAAGCTTACGAGCAAGTTATGGGTGATAATGGTGCATATGAAGCGGCTCTTAAAGCACAGCAACAAGGCTTAATTAAATACATTGGTTTTACTAGCCATAAAGTAGATTTGGCCAGAAAGGCGGTAGAATCAGGTAAGTTTGCAACATTGCAGGTTCCTTTTAACGCAGTTGAAGACCACTTCTTAGAAGTATTAGAGCTTGCATATAAAAAGAATATAGCTACAATAATAATGAAACCAATGGCTGGGGGCTCTTTAGACTCTGGTGATTTGGCATTGAGGTATATACTTGAATATAATGTAACAACAGTAATACCTGGCATGCAAAAAATTGAGGAAATAATCGAAAACTCCTCTGTAGGTAATAGCTATAAACCTTTGACCAAAACAGAAAAAACTAAATTGCAAGAGGTAGCTAAACAATTAGGAGATAAATTCTGTAGAAGATGTGAGTATTGTTTACCATGTCCTCAGGGTATAAAAATACCTGCAATGTTTATTCTAGACGGTTATTATTCTAGGTATAACTTACAGGAATGGGCAACTGAAAGGTACAGAAGCTTAGATGTTACTGCAGCTGATTGTATTGATTGTGGTTTATGTGAAACCAAATGTCCTTATCAACTACCAATTAGAGACATGTTAAAAGAAGTAGCAAGTCATTTTAGCAGTAGTAAATCATAGTAGCAGTGATTAAATCCTGACATAAAATATTTTAAGAAACAATATAATCGAAGATCATAAGATCTGAAAGGTTGGTAAATTTGAAAAAGTATAATATTGCCATTGTAGGTGCGACTGGAGCAGTTGGTAGAACACTTCTTAGATTGTTTACTAAAGAGGATTTCCCAATTGGTGACTTAACCTTATTGGCATCTTCAAGATCAGCTGGCAGAAGAATTGAATTTTGTGGTGATAACTTAATAGTAGAAGAAACCACAGAGGACAGTTTTCATGGTATAGATATTGCATTCTTCTGTGCTGGAGGTTCTATTAGTAAAAAATATGCTAAACATGCAGTAGAAGCTGGGGCAGTTGTTATTGATAATAGCTCTTACTTTAGGCTAGATCCAAATGTGCCACTTGTAGTACCAGAGGTTAATCCTGAAGCTGTTAAAAATCATAAAGGAATTATTGCTAATCCAAATTGCTCAACAATAATAATGTTATTAGCTGTTAAACCTTTACTTAACATAAGCCCTATAAAGAGAATAATATATTCAACATATCAGGCTGTTTCTGGAGCAGGAAACCCTGCTGTTTCTGAACTAGAGCAACAGGTAAGGGGATATGTTGAGGGATCAATTCCTGAGGCAGAGATTTTACCAACAGCTAGTGCTGAAAAACACTATCAAATGGCATTTAATGTACTACCACAGGTTGATGTATTTGCTGAAGATTATTATACAAAAGAAGAATGGAAAATGGTTAAAGAGAGCCATAAAATCTTAGGTGATAATAGTATTGGTATAACTGGAACCTGTGTAAGAGTACCTGTTTTTTGGTGTCACTCAGAATCTGTTAATATTCAGTTTGAGAGAAACGTTACTAGAGATGAGGTTATAAGAGTACTGAATGAAGCTGAGGGTGTTGAGGTTTGTGATGATCCAGCTAATCAAATTTATCCCATGCCACTCGATTACTACGATAGAGATGAGGTCTTTGTAGGAAGAATAAGAGAAGATAAAACAGTTTTGGGTGGTTTAAACATTTGGGTAGTTGGTAATCAATTACGCAAAGGTGCTGCAACAAATGCATTACAAATAGCTAAGCTATTGATTGAACAAGAATAATTGTTATAATAGATGTGTTGTTAAATTTCTAAAGTTCTTTAATGAACTTAATTTAGCAACATGAGATTTATAACTCTTTGGATTTATTTTTGTGGTTAAGATAAAAATAAAAATTTATTGGAGGCGTAAAAATGAACAATACGTATCAGCAACATTTTAAGAACACATTGGCTGATTTAAAAGAACAAGGATTATACAATAGTAATATTCGTAGCTTGGGAAGCCCACAGGGTGCATGGCTACAAATAGAAGGTAAAAAAGTACTTAATATGTGCTCAAATAATTACTTAGGATTAGCTAATGATGAGCGTATTAGAGATGCAGCAAAAGAAGCAATTGATAGTTATGGTGTTGGACCAGGTGCTGTACGTTCAATTGCTGGTACTATGGATTTACATGGACAACTAGAGGCCTTAATTGCTAAATTTAAAAATGCAGAGGCAGTAATCACATTGCAGTCTGGTTTTCAGGCTAATACAACAGTAATTCCTTTATTAGCTGGCAAAAATGATACTATTATTAGTGACGAGTTAAACCATGCTAGTATTATTGATGGTGTTCGTTTATCTGGTTGCAAAAATAAAAAAATCTATAAACATAGTGATATGGCTGATTTAGAGAGATGTTTAAAAGAGGAACGCCCTGGTAGAACACTAATTATCACTGATGGTGTATTTAGTATGGATGGTGATGTAGCTAATTTACCAGGAATAGTAGAGTTAGCCGAAAAGTATAATGCAGCCGTTATGGTTGACGATGCTCATGGTGAGGGTGTTTTAGGCAAAGGTGGTAGAGGTATTGTTGATCACTTTAATCTCCATGGTAGAGTAGACGTAGAGGTTGGTACATTCTCTAAAGCTATTGGAACAGTTGGTGGTTGTGTAGCTGGAAGCAAAGAATTGATTGATTATATTAAACAGCGTGGTCGTCCATTTTTATTTAGTTCAGCCACTACTCCTCCAGATGTAGCTGCAACAATTAAATCATTTGAAATTTTAATGGAAAGTGATGAATTAGTTAATAGATTATGGAGTAATGGAGATTACTTTAAGCAGAAAATGCAGGAGTTAGGATTTGATACAGGACATAGTCATACACCTATTACACCTGTAATGATTGGTGCGGCGTCAGAGGCTAGTAAAATGAGTAAAGAATTATTTGAAGAGGGCATTTTTGCGACCTCTATTGGATTCCCAACAGTTGCAAAAGGTAAAGCAAGAATTAGAGTAATGATTTCAGCTGCTCACACAAAAGAAGATTTAGATTTTGCAGTTGATAAATTTGCTTTGGTTGGTCGAAAAATGGGGTTAATTAAATAATCTCTGGGCAAGCTAAAAATAAATAAAACAAAATAGGCTGCAGAGAATGTTTTGCTTAGGTAAAACATTCTCAACAGTCTTTATTATTATAAGGGTGAAAAAATGAGTATATTTAAAAATGTAGATTATAATAATGGCTGTGTGATAAATACATCTGTTATTAAAAAGTTTAAAACTGTGACTATTAAAGTATACATAATACGTGAGCTAGATAAAATGGCAACGATGACCGCACTTTTGGCAAAAGTACTGCAAAGAGGTACAGCAAATTTTAAAACAACAAGAGATATAGAACAAGAGCTTGAAAGAATATATGGATCAAGACTAAAGGGTAGGGCTCGTAAAATAGGTGAAAAACACATGTTAGAATTTGCTTTACATATGCCATGCCAAAAGTACTTAAATAATGAAATAGATATTTATACAGATGGCTTAAAATTATTTAAAGAGATATTATTAAATCCTTATCTAGAGAATGGTAGCTTTTGTGATGAATATGTAAACCAAGAAAAAAATATTTTAAAGCAAGAGATTGAATCGGTCTATAACGATAAAGAAGATTGGGCACTAAAAAGATGTATAGAAATTTCATGTGAGGGAGAGCCTTTTTCTATACCTTCGTATGGAGTTTTAAATGATTTAGACAGTATTAATAGTGAAAGCCTTTATAAGTTTTATAAAGATATTATTATTAACTCTAATGTTCAAATTTTTGTAGTTGGCGATATTGATGAAGAAAATATGATAAAAACAATAGACAAAAACCTCATATGGAATAAAAAGACCAGTGAAATTAAACCATATATAAAAAATGAGAAACTTCCTAAACAAGAAAAGTTAGTTATTGAAGAGGATAATGTCAATCAGGGAAAGCTGGTGATGAGTTTAAGGACTAAAGTTGATCCTTGTCATGAATTACTGCCAGCATTATTAATGTTTAATAATATATTGGGAGGTGGCTCACATAGTAAACTTTTTACTGCCGTTAGAGAAAAACACAGTTTGGCTTATTATGCTAGCTCCCAAACCGTTCGTAATAAACAAATGTTATTTATAGAGGCAGGAATTGAACCAAGTAAATTTGAGCAAACTAAAAAAATTATTAAAGAGCAATTAGCTGATATGGTTAAAGGAAGCATAAGTGATACTGAACTTGATAGGGCTAGAACAGCTTTAGTAAATAGTTTATGGGCATTACAAGACTATTCCGGTGGTAATATTGATTACTATTTAGTTGGTCTGTTAACGGGTTGTTCTTACAGTACAGAGCAAATGGAAAAGCAAATCTCGAGAGTTACCAAAGATGATGTAATTAGGGTAGCTAGACAGACTGCAATTGACACCATTTATTTCCTAACCTCTACAAAGGAGGCTAATTAAAATGCAAAATATAATTAAAAATAAACTAAATGAAGATATTACAAAAACTACATTAGCCAATGGTTTAGAGGTATTCATTCATCCCAAAAAAGATTATCATAGTAAGTATGCCATATTTGCTACTCGTTATGGCTCTAATGATAATGATTTTATAGGTTTAGATGGCAAAAGACACAAGGTTCCTAATGGTATAGCCCATTTTTTAGAACACAAAATGTTTGAAGAACCAACTGGTAATGTATTTAATGACTACTCTAATATGGGAGTTTCGGTTAACGCTTATACTAATTACAATATGACTGCTTATCTATTTTCTGGTACAAAAAACTTTTACAAAGCATTAGAAAGGCTGCTAGATTTTGTTCAAAACCCTTATTTTACAGATGAAAATGTAGCTAAAGAGCAGGGCATAATAGAGCAAGAAATAAAAATGTATGATGATCAATCTGGGTGGATATTACAGAGGAACTTATTAGAGTGCTTGTATAAAAATCACCCTATTAGAATAGATATAGCTGGTACAGTAGAATCCATTAATAAAATAACAAAAGAGATGTTATATACCTGTTATCATACATTCTATAACCCATCAAATATGGTATTATATATAGCTGGTGACGTGGATGTAAATAAAGTCATAAAAGAAGTAGCTAATAACCAAAGCAAAAAAGATTTTAAACAGCTTAAAAAAATAGAAAGATTTTTCCCTGAGGAACCAGTAGCAGTTAATTGTAGCTTTGATAAGATTAAAATGCCTATAGCATCGCCATTAATGGCGGTTGGTTATAAAGAGAAGCCGTTAATAGACCCCAAAGCAAGATTTAAACGAGAAATGCTAACTAATCTAGTTAATCATTTAGTAATAGGTAAAAGTTCACCTTTATTTAATGACTTATACGAAAAAGGATTAGTAACAGATGATTTTTCAGTAGGTCATACAGGAACAGCAACTTATTCTTATGAAATTTATGGAGGTCCAACTCCAGATCCACAAAAATTACATCAAGAATTATTGGCTGGATTTGATAGAGCTAAACAGCAAGGAATATCTAGAGATGCATTTGAGAGAGCCAGAAGAATGTTTGCTGGTTTACACACTATAAGTTATGATAACTTGAGTATGATAGCTAATAGATATGTATCTTATTTAATAAAAGGCATTGATTTTTATCAGTATAACGAAACATTAAATGCTCTTACACTTGAAGAAATTAATGAAAGATTACAGCAATGTTATAAC
This Clostridium sp. 'deep sea' DNA region includes the following protein-coding sequences:
- a CDS encoding pitrilysin family protein; protein product: MSIFKNVDYNNGCVINTSVIKKFKTVTIKVYIIRELDKMATMTALLAKVLQRGTANFKTTRDIEQELERIYGSRLKGRARKIGEKHMLEFALHMPCQKYLNNEIDIYTDGLKLFKEILLNPYLENGSFCDEYVNQEKNILKQEIESVYNDKEDWALKRCIEISCEGEPFSIPSYGVLNDLDSINSESLYKFYKDIIINSNVQIFVVGDIDEENMIKTIDKNLIWNKKTSEIKPYIKNEKLPKQEKLVIEEDNVNQGKLVMSLRTKVDPCHELLPALLMFNNILGGGSHSKLFTAVREKHSLAYYASSQTVRNKQMLFIEAGIEPSKFEQTKKIIKEQLADMVKGSISDTELDRARTALVNSLWALQDYSGGNIDYYLVGLLTGCSYSTEQMEKQISRVTKDDVIRVARQTAIDTIYFLTSTKEAN
- a CDS encoding pitrilysin family protein, which gives rise to MQNIIKNKLNEDITKTTLANGLEVFIHPKKDYHSKYAIFATRYGSNDNDFIGLDGKRHKVPNGIAHFLEHKMFEEPTGNVFNDYSNMGVSVNAYTNYNMTAYLFSGTKNFYKALERLLDFVQNPYFTDENVAKEQGIIEQEIKMYDDQSGWILQRNLLECLYKNHPIRIDIAGTVESINKITKEMLYTCYHTFYNPSNMVLYIAGDVDVNKVIKEVANNQSKKDFKQLKKIERFFPEEPVAVNCSFDKIKMPIASPLMAVGYKEKPLIDPKARFKREMLTNLVNHLVIGKSSPLFNDLYEKGLVTDDFSVGHTGTATYSYEIYGGPTPDPQKLHQELLAGFDRAKQQGISRDAFERARRMFAGLHTISYDNLSMIANRYVSYLIKGIDFYQYNETLNALTLEEINERLQQCYNKKYHAFSVVEPN